GGCGAGCGCAAGATTGCCCGGCTGGTGCGGCCCGGCCATGCGCGGCATCGGCAAGACGAGGGCACCGGCGGCGTCTTCGTAGCGAAGCTGATCGCCGACGCTGTAGCGCCAGTCGCGGCCGAGCGCGATTACCGGCGCGTCGGCATGTTCGGCGGCGCGGGCGATTCGCTCGGTCACGCCGGGCGCGTAAGCCATCGTCACCAGCGGCACGCCCGGCTTGGCGATGCCGGCCTTTTCGGCGGCGATGTCCTCGGCGGAATGACCGAGGAATGCCTGATGGTCGATGCCGAGTTGCGCGATGCCGGTGATGGCGGGCGCGGGGATGACGTTGGTCGCATCGAGCCGACCGCCCAGACCGACCTCGATGATGCACGCATCCGCCGGTGTGCGCGCGAAGGCGAGGAAGGCGGCGGCGGTCGTCACCTCGAAGAAACTCGCGCTGATGCCGTCGGCGCCCTCTTCAGCCGCGTCGAGCACTTCGGAGAGCAGCGCGGCGAGCGTATCGTCCTCGATCAGCGCGCCGGCGATGCGGATGCGCTCGTTGAAACGGACGAGGTGCGGGCTGGTATAAACATGGACTGAAAGGCCAGCCGCCTCGATCGCCGAGCGCAGGAACGCGCAGGTCGAGCCCTTGCCGTTGGTGCCGGCGACATGGAACACCGGCGGCAGCCGCAGGTGCGGGTCGCCGAGCCGGGCGAGCAGGGCGGTGATCCGTTCCAGCCCGAGGATATCGGCACCGGGCGACAGCGCCCAAAGCCGGTCGAGCTGCGTCTGTACGGCGGGGGCGGAGGAGGTGGCGTGATCCGGCATTTCAAATACCTAAAGCCCTCTCCGGCGGGGAGAGGGCGTTTGTTTTGCTTACGCCGCCGCTTTCGCGCCGAGGAAATCGACGACGCTTGCCAGCGTCGCGCGCAGATCCTTGCGGTGCTTGACCATGTCGAGCATGCCGTGTTCGAGCAGATATTCCGCGCGCTGGAAGCCCTCGGGCAGCTTCTCGCGGATGGTCTGTTCGATCAC
This genomic stretch from Sphingomonas panacis harbors:
- a CDS encoding bifunctional folylpolyglutamate synthase/dihydrofolate synthase — its product is MPDHATSSAPAVQTQLDRLWALSPGADILGLERITALLARLGDPHLRLPPVFHVAGTNGKGSTCAFLRSAIEAAGLSVHVYTSPHLVRFNERIRIAGALIEDDTLAALLSEVLDAAEEGADGISASFFEVTTAAAFLAFARTPADACIIEVGLGGRLDATNVIPAPAITGIAQLGIDHQAFLGHSAEDIAAEKAGIAKPGVPLVTMAYAPGVTERIARAAEHADAPVIALGRDWRYSVGDQLRYEDAAGALVLPMPRMAGPHQPGNLALAVAMLRHQRALDIPTEAYRAAALHTTWPARMQRLAPGPLVDLLPPGSQLWLDGGHNPAAAGVIAATLESLAHPGIGRGEVHLVLGMLSNKDAAGLLAPFASLATTLYAVPVPDHEHHAPAALAGVARSLGIAAHTAEDVPAALADIAQIADPAEPPIVLILGSLYLAGGVLDANGERPD